Proteins from a genomic interval of Rhodococcus rhodochrous:
- a CDS encoding tyrosine-protein phosphatase encodes MADALDETVTGGESFAIPSLVNLRDIGGCRSSFGGVVRTGVVFRSTDLSRLTDTDVETLDALSIATVFDLRTLEEQQRRPDRVPDGARHLGLDVLADRQSGSIAAALPELVSNPELVAQTLGDGRAVEYLRQSYREFVTLPSAVASYRTLASTVAHGEVPALVHCSAGKDRTGWAAASLLMFAGADQEAVFADYLRTNDELLPHFDDFFARFASLGGDPDLITPLLGVRREYLEVAIDEALSRYGTIEQYFAAGLGLDDDTLQALRTRLVDSNLTA; translated from the coding sequence ATGGCCGATGCACTGGACGAGACCGTAACCGGGGGCGAATCCTTCGCGATTCCGTCGCTGGTCAACCTGAGGGACATCGGCGGTTGCCGGAGTTCGTTCGGCGGCGTGGTCCGCACCGGAGTGGTCTTCCGCTCGACGGACCTCAGCCGCCTGACCGACACCGACGTCGAGACCCTCGACGCCCTGAGCATCGCGACGGTCTTCGACCTGCGCACGCTCGAGGAGCAGCAGCGCCGTCCCGATCGCGTCCCCGACGGTGCCCGGCACCTCGGGCTCGACGTCCTCGCCGACCGGCAGAGCGGATCGATCGCGGCCGCGCTGCCGGAACTCGTGTCCAACCCGGAGCTGGTGGCCCAGACGCTCGGGGACGGTCGTGCCGTCGAGTACCTGCGGCAGAGCTACCGCGAGTTCGTCACGCTGCCGAGCGCTGTGGCGTCGTACCGGACCCTGGCGAGCACCGTCGCGCACGGCGAGGTCCCGGCGCTCGTGCACTGCAGTGCCGGCAAGGACCGCACCGGCTGGGCGGCGGCCTCGCTGCTCATGTTCGCCGGAGCCGACCAGGAAGCCGTGTTCGCCGACTACCTGCGCACGAACGACGAACTGCTCCCGCATTTCGACGACTTCTTCGCCCGGTTCGCATCGCTCGGCGGCGATCCGGACCTGATCACACCCCTGCTCGGTGTGCGTCGCGAGTACCTCGAGGTGGCGATCGACGAGGCGTTGTCGCGCTACGGAACCATCGAGCAGTACTTCGCCGCCGGACTCGGTCTCGACGACGACACCCTGCAGGCCCTGCGGACCCGGCTTGTCGATTCGAACCTGACCGCCTGA
- a CDS encoding SAV_915 family protein, which translates to MSQEQVADALPTVLPPYLYLPCAEAVPDPADATVDYRYLSDGRIALLAYTALDRLHSCCGAGQPWLALPTHVLPRLREAQPWDSLLLDVPIPEAERRHPASGDGR; encoded by the coding sequence ATGTCGCAGGAACAGGTCGCGGACGCACTACCGACGGTGCTCCCGCCGTATCTCTATCTACCGTGCGCGGAAGCGGTCCCGGATCCGGCCGATGCCACCGTCGACTATCGATATCTCAGCGACGGCCGCATCGCCCTGCTCGCCTACACGGCACTCGACCGTCTCCACTCCTGTTGCGGCGCCGGCCAACCGTGGCTGGCGTTGCCCACGCACGTGCTCCCGCGACTGCGTGAGGCACAGCCGTGGGATTCGCTGCTGCTCGACGTCCCGATACCCGAAGCGGAACGTCGACACCCGGCCTCCGGAGACGGGAGATGA
- a CDS encoding DUF7218 family protein — MPNPSIKNEKMYEELREDGASKEKAARISNAAANEGKSQVGKKGGKSGSYDDWTVDDLKKRAKELGMTGYSDMKKDELIDALRNH, encoded by the coding sequence ATGCCGAATCCGTCGATCAAGAACGAGAAGATGTACGAGGAGCTCCGCGAGGACGGCGCCTCGAAGGAGAAAGCGGCCCGGATCTCCAACGCGGCTGCGAACGAGGGCAAGTCGCAGGTCGGGAAGAAGGGCGGCAAGTCCGGCTCCTACGACGACTGGACGGTCGACGACCTGAAGAAGCGTGCGAAGGAACTGGGCATGACCGGTTACTCCGACATGAAGAAGGACGAGCTGATCGACGCACTGCGCAACCATTAG
- a CDS encoding VanZ family protein — translation MPSTLLRHRALPLIVAVVVITAMLLSPGGTVPSGPPHADKVTHALMFLALALCSRYARISPVVTVVWLGLYGVLTEILQATVAVRRSGSFWDWCADLVGVAIGLAVAAVVGSRSRTRSKP, via the coding sequence GTGCCGTCCACGCTTCTCCGGCACCGCGCTCTGCCGCTGATCGTCGCGGTCGTCGTCATCACCGCGATGCTGCTCTCCCCCGGCGGCACGGTGCCGAGCGGCCCACCGCACGCCGACAAGGTCACACACGCACTGATGTTCCTGGCCCTCGCGCTCTGCTCCCGTTACGCACGGATCTCCCCCGTCGTCACCGTGGTGTGGCTGGGCCTCTACGGCGTGCTGACGGAGATCCTCCAGGCCACCGTCGCGGTCCGGCGTTCCGGATCGTTCTGGGACTGGTGCGCCGATCTCGTCGGCGTCGCGATCGGCCTCGCCGTCGCGGCCGTCGTCGGCTCACGTTCTCGCACGCGGTCGAAACCGTAA
- a CDS encoding FAD-binding oxidoreductase yields MSRPNTDTTPVLDELAGQLPADALVTDPDILAGYRQDRAQDPDAAVPLALVRATSTADVQATLRWANAHRVPVVPRGAGTSLSGGSGGLADGIVLSTEKMRAITVDTATRTAVVQPGLLNVEVKQAAAEHGLWYPPDPSSFEICTIGGNAATNAGGLCCVKYGVTTDYVLGLEVVLADGTAVRLGGPRVKDVAGLSLTKLFVGSEGTLGVITEVTLRLVPPPPPASTMVATFATVQAAADAVVAITAVLRPAMLEFMDRASIGAVEDMLRMGLDRTTEAMLIARSDAPGSAAAEEIEIMVRACREAGADDVFATDDPEEGEAFTVARRMAIPAVERTGSLLLEDVGVPIPALPELVRGIADLATEHDVTVAVIAHAGDGNTHPLIVYDPADEDMTARAQMVFGKIMDLAIELGGTITGEHGVGRLKKAWLPDQVGPDVMALTERIKAALDPNAILNPGVVI; encoded by the coding sequence ATGAGCCGCCCGAACACCGACACGACCCCGGTGCTCGACGAACTCGCCGGACAGTTGCCCGCCGACGCGCTGGTCACCGATCCCGACATCCTCGCCGGCTACCGGCAGGACCGTGCGCAGGACCCCGATGCCGCGGTTCCGCTCGCGCTCGTGCGCGCGACGTCCACCGCGGACGTGCAGGCGACACTGCGGTGGGCGAACGCCCACAGGGTGCCGGTGGTGCCCCGCGGTGCCGGCACGAGCCTGTCCGGCGGGTCCGGTGGGCTCGCCGACGGGATCGTGCTCAGCACCGAGAAGATGCGGGCGATCACCGTCGACACCGCGACCCGCACCGCCGTCGTCCAGCCCGGTCTGCTCAACGTCGAGGTGAAGCAGGCCGCGGCCGAACACGGACTCTGGTATCCACCGGATCCGTCGTCGTTCGAGATCTGCACGATCGGCGGCAACGCGGCCACCAACGCCGGTGGGCTGTGCTGCGTGAAGTACGGGGTGACGACCGACTACGTGCTCGGACTCGAGGTGGTCCTCGCCGACGGCACCGCGGTGCGGCTCGGTGGTCCGCGGGTCAAGGACGTCGCGGGCCTGTCGCTGACGAAGCTGTTCGTCGGCAGCGAAGGCACCCTCGGGGTCATCACCGAGGTGACCCTGCGCCTCGTCCCACCGCCGCCACCGGCCTCCACGATGGTCGCGACCTTCGCCACCGTGCAGGCCGCCGCCGACGCGGTCGTCGCGATCACCGCAGTCCTGCGACCGGCGATGCTAGAGTTCATGGACAGGGCGTCGATCGGGGCGGTGGAGGACATGCTGCGTATGGGACTCGACCGCACCACCGAGGCCATGCTCATCGCACGCTCCGACGCACCCGGCAGCGCCGCCGCGGAGGAGATCGAGATCATGGTGCGGGCCTGCCGCGAGGCCGGTGCCGACGATGTCTTCGCGACCGACGACCCCGAGGAGGGTGAGGCGTTCACCGTCGCCCGCCGCATGGCGATCCCGGCCGTCGAGCGCACCGGCAGCCTGTTGCTCGAGGACGTCGGGGTGCCGATCCCCGCACTGCCGGAACTGGTGCGCGGAATCGCCGATCTCGCAACCGAACACGACGTCACCGTCGCCGTGATCGCCCACGCCGGGGACGGCAACACCCACCCGCTGATCGTCTACGACCCCGCCGACGAGGACATGACAGCGCGGGCGCAGATGGTCTTCGGGAAGATCATGGATCTCGCGATCGAACTCGGCGGCACCATCACCGGTGAGCACGGTGTCGGCCGGCTCAAGAAGGCCTGGCTACCCGATCAGGTGGGACCGGACGTGATGGCCTTGACCGAGCGGATCAAGGCCGCGCTCGACCCGAACGCGATCCTGAATCCCGGCGTGGTGATCTGA
- the amaB gene encoding L-piperidine-6-carboxylate dehydrogenase — MNATTDLADRAATALRQCGVGALSDDGALAVTSPIDGSVIGHLPVHSAAEVDATITAAAQAFEQWRDVPAPVRGRVVRRLGELLVEHKSHLAELVTLEAGKIPSEAAGEVQEMIDVCEFAVGLSRQLYGRTMPSERPGHRLMEIWHPLGVVGVISAFNFPVAVWSWNTAIALVCGDPVVWKPSETTPLTALACDALLRRAATDVGAPEGLHHLLLGDHTVGEALVDDPRIALVSATGSSRMGRIVGPRVAARFGRSLLELGGNNAAIVAPSADQDLAVRGVVFAAAGTAGQRCTTLRRLIVHRSIADEFVERIAKAYSGLRVGNPLDEGVLVGPLISERSYEAMTAALDRAQADGGTLVVGGDRVEVAGGGVYVSPALVRMPAQTEVVREETFAPILYVLDYDDLDEAIALHNGVPQGLSSAIFTLDQREAELFLARSDCGIANVNIGTSGAEIGGAFGGEKHTGGGRESGSDAWKAYMRRATNTVNYSTELPLAQGVEFG, encoded by the coding sequence ATGAATGCGACCACCGATCTCGCCGATCGCGCGGCGACCGCCCTGAGGCAGTGCGGTGTCGGCGCCCTGTCCGACGACGGGGCGCTCGCGGTGACCAGCCCGATCGACGGCAGCGTGATCGGACACCTTCCGGTCCACTCGGCTGCCGAGGTCGACGCGACGATCACGGCGGCGGCACAGGCCTTCGAACAATGGCGCGACGTCCCCGCTCCGGTGCGCGGCCGCGTGGTGCGACGGCTCGGGGAACTTCTCGTCGAACACAAGTCGCATCTCGCCGAACTCGTCACTCTCGAGGCCGGGAAGATCCCGTCGGAGGCCGCGGGCGAGGTGCAGGAGATGATCGACGTCTGCGAGTTCGCCGTCGGTCTGTCGCGGCAGCTCTACGGGCGGACGATGCCGTCCGAGCGCCCCGGGCACCGGCTCATGGAGATCTGGCATCCGCTCGGCGTGGTGGGCGTGATCTCCGCGTTCAACTTCCCCGTGGCCGTGTGGTCGTGGAACACCGCGATCGCGCTGGTGTGCGGCGACCCGGTGGTGTGGAAGCCGTCGGAGACCACCCCGCTCACCGCGCTCGCCTGCGACGCGCTGCTGCGCCGCGCCGCCACCGATGTCGGCGCCCCCGAAGGGCTCCACCATCTTCTCCTCGGCGACCACACGGTGGGTGAAGCGCTCGTCGACGACCCCCGTATCGCGCTGGTGAGTGCGACCGGCTCCAGCCGGATGGGGCGGATCGTCGGGCCGCGCGTGGCGGCCCGGTTCGGCCGGAGCCTGCTCGAACTCGGCGGCAACAACGCGGCGATCGTCGCTCCGTCCGCCGATCAGGATCTCGCCGTCCGGGGCGTCGTGTTCGCGGCCGCCGGAACGGCGGGCCAGCGCTGCACCACCTTACGTCGGCTGATCGTGCACCGGTCGATCGCCGACGAGTTCGTCGAACGCATCGCGAAGGCGTACTCGGGTCTGCGGGTGGGGAATCCGCTGGACGAGGGTGTCCTCGTGGGTCCGCTCATCTCGGAACGGTCCTACGAGGCGATGACCGCGGCGCTCGACCGCGCGCAGGCCGACGGGGGCACGCTCGTCGTCGGCGGCGACCGGGTGGAGGTCGCCGGTGGTGGCGTGTACGTCTCGCCCGCGCTGGTCCGGATGCCCGCGCAGACCGAGGTGGTGCGCGAGGAGACCTTCGCCCCGATCCTGTACGTCCTCGACTACGACGACCTCGACGAGGCGATCGCCTTGCACAACGGTGTACCGCAGGGCCTGTCGTCGGCGATCTTCACGCTCGACCAGCGCGAGGCGGAACTGTTCCTCGCCCGATCGGACTGCGGCATCGCCAACGTCAACATCGGCACCTCGGGTGCCGAGATCGGTGGCGCGTTCGGTGGGGAGAAGCACACCGGTGGCGGGCGCGAATCGGGATCGGATGCGTGGAAGGCATACATGCGGCGGGCGACGAACACCGTCAACTACTCGACGGAGCTGCCGCTCGCCCAGGGTGTCGAGTTCGGCTGA
- a CDS encoding Lrp/AsnC family transcriptional regulator — translation MPESSRNDSSKESLDDIDRMLLRELVADGRATLAALAEKAGLSVSAVQSRVRRLEARNVIRGYSARVDPEALGLMLSAFVAITPLDPSQPDDAPARLRHISAIESCHSVAGDESYILLVRVESPRALERLLQEIRATANVATRSTVVLQTFYER, via the coding sequence GTGCCCGAATCCTCGAGAAACGACTCGTCGAAGGAGTCGCTGGACGACATCGATCGGATGCTGCTGCGCGAACTGGTCGCCGACGGTCGTGCGACGCTCGCGGCGCTCGCCGAGAAGGCAGGATTGTCCGTCTCGGCCGTGCAGTCGCGGGTGCGCCGACTCGAGGCGCGCAACGTGATCCGCGGATACAGTGCGCGCGTCGATCCCGAAGCGCTCGGGCTGATGTTGTCGGCCTTCGTGGCGATCACCCCTCTCGACCCCTCGCAACCCGACGATGCACCGGCCCGCCTCCGGCACATCTCCGCGATCGAATCGTGTCACTCGGTGGCGGGCGACGAAAGCTACATCCTCCTCGTGCGTGTCGAGTCTCCTCGCGCTCTCGAGCGGTTGCTGCAGGAGATCCGCGCGACCGCGAACGTCGCCACCCGCAGCACCGTCGTTCTGCAAACATTTTACGAACGATAG
- a CDS encoding DUF1707 SHOCT-like domain-containing protein translates to MADRPDIRIGTAEREEAVALLGEHFAAGRLSLAEFDERVALATQATVRGDLIPLFADLPSAPAAMASTGPRDLAEQLLTLVPFILVALLVIVVFRHPIALLIAFGVLFVAGRRAYRLLGEGRGPS, encoded by the coding sequence ATGGCCGACCGCCCCGACATCCGCATCGGCACCGCCGAGCGTGAAGAAGCCGTAGCACTGCTCGGCGAACACTTCGCCGCGGGCCGTCTCAGCCTGGCGGAGTTCGACGAGCGGGTCGCACTCGCCACGCAGGCCACGGTGCGCGGCGACCTGATCCCCCTCTTCGCCGACCTGCCCTCGGCGCCGGCCGCGATGGCCTCGACAGGGCCGCGGGATCTGGCGGAGCAGCTGCTCACGCTGGTTCCGTTCATCCTGGTCGCGCTGCTCGTGATCGTCGTCTTCCGGCATCCGATCGCGCTGCTCATCGCCTTCGGTGTGCTGTTCGTCGCGGGTCGCCGGGCCTACCGACTTCTGGGCGAGGGCCGCGGGCCGTCCTGA
- a CDS encoding DUF1707 SHOCT-like domain-containing protein produces MPEHPDIRIGNAERSEALDLLGEHFALGRLTLSEFDERSAKASAATTRGDLQVLFTDLPAHVTELPTTTRDDLPVIAPRKDPERWREVVMGLTPLVALVLFFTFDTWLFFLLIPAVGIVLFAGRDRDGHSTDDRGADSRRDEKKNA; encoded by the coding sequence ATGCCCGAACACCCCGACATCCGGATCGGCAACGCAGAACGCAGTGAGGCGCTCGACCTGCTCGGCGAACACTTCGCGCTCGGCCGGCTGACGCTGTCGGAGTTCGACGAACGCAGCGCGAAGGCATCGGCCGCGACGACGCGGGGCGATCTCCAGGTGCTGTTCACCGACCTGCCCGCCCACGTCACCGAGCTGCCCACCACGACCCGCGACGACCTCCCGGTGATCGCCCCGCGGAAGGATCCCGAGCGCTGGCGCGAGGTCGTGATGGGGCTGACGCCGCTCGTCGCGCTCGTGTTGTTCTTCACGTTCGACACGTGGTTGTTCTTCCTGTTGATCCCCGCCGTGGGCATCGTCCTGTTCGCCGGTCGCGACCGGGACGGGCACAGCACCGACGACAGGGGAGCCGACAGTCGCCGGGACGAGAAGAAGAACGCCTGA
- a CDS encoding acetyl/propionyl/methylcrotonyl-CoA carboxylase subunit alpha produces MPSHASAQITKVLVANRGEIAVRVIRAAKDAGYGSVAVYAEPDADAQFVKLADEAFALGGTTSAESYLVFDKILDAAAKSGADAIHPGYGFLSENADFAQAVIDAGLIWIGPSPQSIRDLGDKVTARHIAERAKAPMAAGTKDPVKNADEVVEFAEKYGVPVAIKAAFGGGGRGMKVAQTIEEIPELFESATREAVAAFGRGECFVEQYLDKARHVEAQVIADQHGNVIVAGTRDCSLQRRFQKLVEEAPAPFLTDEQRKRIHDSAKAICREAGYYGAGTVEYLVQGDTVSFLEVNTRLQVEHPVTEETAGIDLVRQQFRIANGEKLELTEDPTPRGHSFEFRINGEDAGRGFLPAPGPITVYKEPTGPGVRVDSGVVQGDVIGGQFDSMLAKLIVTGETREQALQRAARALAEFEVEGLATVIPFHRHIVENPAFVGDGEKFDVYTKWIENEWENTIEPYTGGAPIEDEDEALPRQNVVVEVGGRRVEVSLPGQFSLGGNGGGAGAIRKKPKPRKRGGGGAGKASGDAVTAPMQGTVVKVAVAEGQEVAEGELIAVLEAMKMENPVNAHKAGVVTGLAVEPGAAVTQGTVLTEIK; encoded by the coding sequence GTGCCCAGTCATGCCAGCGCGCAGATCACGAAGGTGCTCGTCGCGAACCGCGGCGAAATCGCTGTGCGGGTCATCCGAGCCGCCAAGGACGCGGGCTACGGCAGTGTCGCCGTCTACGCCGAACCGGACGCAGACGCACAGTTCGTGAAGCTCGCCGACGAGGCGTTCGCACTGGGCGGCACCACCTCGGCCGAGTCCTACCTGGTGTTCGACAAGATCCTCGACGCCGCGGCCAAGTCCGGCGCCGACGCCATCCACCCCGGCTACGGCTTCCTCTCCGAGAACGCCGACTTCGCCCAGGCCGTGATCGACGCCGGCCTCATCTGGATCGGCCCCTCGCCGCAGTCCATCCGCGACCTCGGCGACAAGGTCACCGCCCGCCACATCGCCGAGCGCGCCAAGGCTCCGATGGCCGCCGGCACCAAGGACCCGGTCAAGAACGCCGACGAGGTCGTCGAGTTCGCCGAGAAGTACGGCGTGCCGGTCGCGATCAAGGCCGCCTTCGGTGGTGGCGGACGCGGCATGAAGGTCGCGCAGACCATCGAAGAGATCCCCGAGCTGTTCGAGTCGGCCACCCGTGAGGCCGTCGCCGCCTTCGGTCGCGGTGAGTGCTTCGTCGAGCAGTACCTCGACAAGGCCCGCCACGTCGAGGCCCAGGTCATCGCCGACCAGCACGGCAACGTCATCGTCGCCGGCACCCGCGACTGCTCGCTGCAGCGCCGCTTCCAGAAGCTCGTCGAGGAGGCCCCCGCGCCGTTCCTGACCGACGAGCAGCGCAAGCGCATCCACGACTCCGCCAAGGCCATCTGCCGCGAAGCCGGTTACTACGGCGCCGGCACGGTCGAGTACCTCGTGCAGGGCGACACCGTCTCCTTCCTCGAGGTCAACACCCGCCTGCAGGTCGAGCACCCGGTCACCGAGGAGACCGCCGGCATCGACCTCGTGCGTCAGCAGTTCCGCATCGCCAACGGCGAGAAGCTCGAGCTCACCGAGGACCCGACCCCGCGCGGCCACTCCTTCGAGTTCCGCATCAACGGTGAGGACGCCGGTCGCGGCTTCCTCCCCGCCCCCGGCCCGATCACCGTCTACAAGGAGCCCACGGGCCCCGGTGTGCGCGTCGACTCGGGTGTGGTCCAGGGTGACGTCATCGGCGGCCAGTTCGACTCGATGCTCGCCAAGCTGATCGTCACCGGCGAGACCCGCGAGCAGGCGCTGCAGCGTGCTGCCCGCGCGCTGGCCGAGTTCGAGGTCGAGGGCCTGGCCACGGTCATCCCGTTCCACCGCCACATCGTCGAGAACCCGGCCTTCGTGGGCGACGGCGAGAAGTTCGACGTCTACACCAAGTGGATCGAGAACGAGTGGGAGAACACCATCGAGCCGTACACCGGTGGCGCCCCGATCGAGGACGAGGACGAGGCCCTGCCGCGTCAGAACGTCGTCGTCGAGGTCGGCGGACGTCGCGTCGAGGTGTCGCTGCCCGGCCAGTTCTCGCTCGGCGGTAACGGCGGCGGTGCCGGCGCGATCCGCAAGAAGCCGAAGCCCCGCAAGCGCGGTGGCGGCGGCGCGGGCAAGGCGTCGGGCGACGCGGTGACCGCACCCATGCAGGGCACGGTCGTCAAGGTCGCGGTCGCCGAGGGCCAGGAGGTTGCCGAGGGCGAGCTCATCGCCGTGCTCGAGGCCATGAAGATGGAGAACCCGGTCAACGCCCACAAGGCGGGCGTCGTCACCGGCCTGGCGGTCGAGCCGGGTGCCGCGGTCACCCAGGGCACCGTGCTCACCGAGATCAAGTAG
- the lat gene encoding L-lysine 6-transaminase, producing MSTAFRNPDGAENLAPDRVHSILDRHMLADGFDLVLDLDRSRGVRLVDARDGTTWLDMFGFFASSTLGMNHPALTDPEAAHELAAVAANKPSNSDIYTVPMARFVETFVRVLGDPALPHLFFVDGGGLAVENALKVAFDWKSRLNEARGLPAHLGGSVLHLTEAFHGRTGYTLSLTNTDPVKTDRFPKFDWPRIDAPYLTEGRDVAAAEEMALEQARRAFAERPHDIACFVAEPIQGEGGDHHFRPEFFRAIARLCRENDALMIFDEVQTGAGTTGTAWAYQQLGVTPDIVAFGKKTQVCGIMAGGRIDEVPDNVFAVSSRINSTWGGNLTDMVRARRILEVVEHDRLIDRARLSGAHLLSGLQQLAARRPVVTEPRGRGLMCAVDLPTPEIRDEVLRRLYRDEHVLVIGTGTRGIRFRPPLVVTTHELDEALDALDRVTSQYE from the coding sequence ATGAGCACTGCATTCCGAAACCCGGACGGTGCCGAGAACCTCGCCCCCGACCGGGTACACAGCATCCTCGACCGGCACATGCTCGCCGACGGTTTCGACCTCGTCCTCGATCTCGACCGTTCCCGCGGAGTACGCCTCGTCGACGCCCGGGACGGAACCACGTGGCTCGACATGTTCGGGTTCTTCGCGTCGTCCACGCTCGGAATGAACCATCCCGCGCTGACCGATCCTGAGGCAGCGCACGAACTCGCCGCCGTCGCGGCGAACAAACCCAGCAACTCCGACATCTACACCGTGCCCATGGCGCGCTTCGTCGAGACCTTCGTGCGCGTACTCGGCGACCCGGCTCTCCCGCACCTGTTCTTCGTCGACGGTGGCGGGCTCGCCGTGGAGAACGCGCTCAAGGTCGCGTTCGACTGGAAGAGCCGTCTCAACGAGGCCCGCGGTCTGCCCGCCCACCTGGGCGGATCGGTGCTGCACCTGACCGAGGCGTTCCACGGCCGCACCGGGTACACGCTGTCGCTGACCAACACCGATCCGGTCAAGACCGACCGGTTCCCCAAGTTCGACTGGCCGCGGATCGATGCGCCCTATCTCACCGAGGGACGCGACGTCGCCGCGGCCGAGGAGATGGCCCTCGAACAGGCACGCCGCGCCTTCGCCGAACGTCCCCACGACATCGCGTGCTTCGTCGCCGAACCGATCCAGGGCGAAGGCGGCGACCACCACTTCCGTCCCGAGTTCTTCCGGGCGATCGCGCGGTTGTGCCGGGAGAACGACGCCCTGATGATCTTCGACGAGGTGCAGACCGGCGCCGGCACGACCGGCACCGCGTGGGCCTACCAGCAGCTCGGCGTCACCCCCGACATCGTCGCCTTCGGCAAGAAGACGCAGGTGTGCGGGATCATGGCCGGTGGACGCATCGACGAGGTGCCCGACAACGTGTTCGCCGTGAGTTCGCGGATCAACTCGACGTGGGGCGGCAATCTCACCGACATGGTGCGGGCCCGCCGCATCCTCGAGGTCGTCGAGCACGACCGGCTCATCGACCGTGCCCGGTTGAGCGGAGCGCACCTGCTGTCGGGGTTGCAGCAGCTCGCCGCGCGACGACCGGTCGTCACCGAGCCGCGCGGACGCGGACTGATGTGCGCCGTCGACCTCCCGACTCCGGAGATCCGCGACGAGGTGCTGCGACGGTTGTACCGCGACGAACACGTCCTCGTGATCGGGACAGGCACGCGAGGCATCCGCTTCCGGCCGCCGCTCGTCGTCACCACCCACGAGCTCGACGAGGCCCTCGACGCGCTCGACAGGGTGACCTCGCAGTACGAATGA
- a CDS encoding AMP-binding protein: MYPGNFVATTPDKPAIIRPATGESLTYRELDERSIRLAKYLRSLGLERGDHIALISNNDLRVMEVYWAALRSGLYITVVNWHLTPAEAAYIVDDCGAKALVVSAQAVGAVDLSPGAYPGVTHRLAFGGSPAGFEEYDAALAGFDATPLDDQPRGQDMLYSSGTTGRPKGIKPKLPDGQVQDIPDPYTAVFAPMYGFDDSTVYLCPAPLYHAAPLRFCGTIQSVGGTVILMDHFDPEEALALIDRYSVTASQWVPTMFVRMLELPEEIRAKYDVSSMKVAIHAAAPCPPEIKRAMIEWWGPVINEYYASTEGAGATFIDSAQALAHPGSVGRDGALGTVHICDDQGQELPTGSIGTVWWERDERPFEYHNDPVKTEEATHPEHPTWTTSGDIGYLDEERYLYLTDRAAFTIISGGVNIYPQESENVLTLHPKVFDVAVIGVPNEEMGEEVKAVVQLVDGVEPSPELEQELLAYVRDRVSHFKAPRSIDFSDDLPRTPTGKLVKHKLRARYVEPVRG; this comes from the coding sequence ATGTATCCAGGGAACTTCGTCGCCACCACGCCCGACAAACCCGCGATCATCCGCCCCGCCACCGGGGAGTCGCTGACCTATCGCGAACTCGACGAACGCTCGATCCGGCTGGCGAAGTACCTGAGGTCCCTCGGTCTCGAGCGCGGCGATCACATCGCCCTGATCTCGAACAACGACCTGCGGGTCATGGAGGTCTACTGGGCAGCCCTGCGCTCGGGCCTCTACATCACCGTCGTCAACTGGCACCTGACCCCGGCCGAAGCCGCCTACATCGTCGACGACTGCGGCGCGAAGGCCCTCGTCGTGTCGGCGCAGGCCGTCGGTGCGGTCGACCTGTCCCCCGGCGCGTATCCCGGCGTCACCCACCGGTTGGCGTTCGGTGGGTCGCCGGCCGGTTTCGAGGAGTACGACGCCGCGCTCGCCGGTTTCGACGCGACACCGCTCGACGACCAGCCCCGGGGCCAGGACATGCTGTACTCGTCGGGCACCACGGGCCGGCCCAAGGGCATCAAGCCGAAGCTCCCTGACGGGCAGGTCCAGGACATCCCCGACCCCTACACGGCGGTCTTCGCCCCGATGTACGGATTCGACGACAGCACCGTCTACCTGTGCCCCGCACCGCTGTACCACGCTGCGCCACTGCGCTTCTGCGGCACGATCCAGTCGGTCGGCGGCACCGTGATCCTCATGGACCACTTCGATCCCGAGGAAGCGCTCGCGCTCATCGACCGCTACTCGGTCACGGCGAGCCAGTGGGTGCCGACGATGTTCGTCCGGATGCTCGAGCTCCCCGAGGAGATCCGCGCGAAGTACGACGTGTCGAGCATGAAGGTCGCGATCCACGCCGCGGCGCCGTGCCCTCCCGAGATCAAGCGGGCGATGATCGAGTGGTGGGGGCCGGTGATCAACGAGTACTACGCCTCCACCGAGGGCGCCGGCGCGACGTTCATCGACTCCGCCCAGGCCCTCGCACATCCCGGCTCGGTGGGCCGTGACGGTGCCCTGGGCACCGTCCACATCTGCGACGACCAGGGCCAGGAACTGCCCACCGGCTCGATCGGCACGGTGTGGTGGGAACGCGACGAGCGTCCGTTCGAGTACCACAACGACCCGGTGAAGACCGAGGAGGCGACGCATCCCGAGCATCCGACGTGGACGACCAGCGGCGACATCGGTTATCTGGACGAAGAACGCTATCTCTACCTCACCGACCGGGCCGCGTTCACGATCATCTCGGGCGGCGTCAACATCTACCCGCAGGAATCCGAGAACGTCCTCACGCTGCATCCGAAGGTGTTCGACGTCGCGGTGATCGGCGTGCCGAACGAGGAGATGGGCGAGGAGGTCAAGGCCGTCGTGCAGCTCGTCGACGGAGTCGAGCCGAGCCCGGAGCTCGAGCAGGAACTGCTCGCCTACGTCCGCGACCGCGTGTCGCACTTCAAGGCGCCGCGCAGCATCGATTTCTCCGACGATCTCCCGCGCACTCCCACGGGCAAGCTCGTCAAACACAAGCTGCGGGCGCGTTACGTGGAGCCGGTGCGCGGATGA